The following are encoded together in the Mumia sp. Pv4-285 genome:
- a CDS encoding DinB family protein, translated as MSERQFSDMWVDPQDDPRAADVTLKGERAVLVDYLDVYRLTLRMKCDGLDAEQLARRSVPPSSMSLLGLVRHLSDVERTWFRQVMAGEDAPRHSRTTQDRDADFNGAVADDEVVADAWRRWEDEVAYAERFVADASDLGVMALDTERGEIELREVLVHMIEEYSRHVGHADLLRECIDGRTGQ; from the coding sequence ATGAGCGAACGGCAGTTTTCCGACATGTGGGTTGACCCGCAGGACGATCCGCGTGCGGCGGACGTGACGTTGAAGGGTGAGCGGGCAGTCCTCGTGGACTACCTCGACGTCTATCGGCTGACGCTGCGGATGAAGTGCGACGGGCTCGACGCCGAGCAGCTGGCGCGCCGGTCGGTGCCGCCGTCGTCGATGTCGCTCCTCGGCCTCGTACGGCACCTGAGCGATGTGGAGCGAACGTGGTTCAGGCAGGTGATGGCCGGCGAGGACGCGCCGCGTCACTCCCGCACGACCCAGGACCGGGATGCCGACTTCAACGGTGCGGTCGCCGACGACGAGGTCGTCGCCGACGCGTGGCGCCGCTGGGAGGACGAGGTCGCCTACGCGGAGCGGTTCGTCGCCGACGCGAGCGACCTCGGCGTGATGGCGCTCGACACCGAGCGCGGCGAGATCGAGCTCCGGGAGGTGCTCGTGCACATGATCGAGGAGTACTCGCGGCACGTCGGCCACGCCGACCTCCTGCGTGAGTGCATCGACGGTCGCACGGGGCAGTAG
- a CDS encoding IclR family transcriptional regulator: MSRPVPAATATLRVLRFLSGQPVPVPAGRIAAEIDLPRSSTYHLLAAMAAEDFVVHYPEDRTWGLGVGAWEVGIAFAQQEPLARLARVPLARLVDTLGQSAHLAVLHGSDVLYVLEERSPGRPSLVTDVGVRLPAHLTASGRAILSTLPRPQVRALYPTESAFVLRTGTGPQTPRELRDLLSETRRRGHATEDGEVTPGFRSVAVALSAPSVRAAVAVTWESLADVAESVVVTAVRRTAATLDRRLHAH, translated from the coding sequence GTGTCCCGACCCGTCCCGGCAGCGACCGCGACCCTGCGCGTGCTGCGGTTCCTCTCCGGGCAGCCCGTCCCCGTCCCGGCGGGACGCATCGCCGCGGAGATCGACCTGCCGCGCTCGTCGACGTACCACCTGCTCGCCGCGATGGCGGCCGAGGACTTCGTCGTCCACTACCCCGAGGACCGCACCTGGGGCCTCGGCGTCGGCGCGTGGGAGGTCGGCATCGCGTTCGCGCAGCAGGAACCGCTCGCCCGCCTCGCCCGCGTCCCGCTCGCCCGCCTCGTCGACACGCTCGGCCAGTCCGCGCACCTGGCCGTGCTCCACGGCTCCGACGTCCTGTACGTCCTCGAGGAACGCTCACCGGGTCGACCGTCGCTCGTCACCGATGTGGGCGTACGACTGCCGGCGCACCTGACCGCGTCCGGGCGGGCGATCCTGTCGACGCTGCCGCGCCCGCAGGTGCGCGCGCTGTATCCGACCGAGTCCGCGTTCGTCCTGCGGACCGGCACCGGACCACAGACCCCGCGCGAGCTGCGGGACCTGCTGAGCGAGACCCGTCGACGGGGACACGCCACGGAGGACGGCGAGGTCACGCCCGGCTTCAGGTCGGTCGCCGTCGCGCTCTCGGCTCCCTCCGTCCGCGCTGCCGTCGCCGTGACCTGGGAGTCGCTGGCCGACGTCGCGGAGTCGGTCGTCGTCACCGCCGTACGCCGGACCGCAGCCACTCTTGACCGTCGCCTTCACGCGCACTGA
- a CDS encoding NAD(P)H-dependent oxidoreductase encodes MSERVAVVVGNPKPASRTLTAASYVAHELTGREPDLVVDLATLGSALLDWSSAEVADLVKRIGDADLVVVASPTYKGAYTGLLKLFLDRFAAGTGLTGLAVPLMLGGSPAHALSPELTLRPVLTELGATVPGRGLFVVDTAYDDPAAYVRWLDDTRPVVEAVLGSRVGGVA; translated from the coding sequence GTGTCTGAGCGCGTCGCCGTCGTCGTCGGCAACCCGAAGCCGGCCTCCCGCACCCTGACCGCAGCGTCGTACGTCGCCCACGAGCTCACCGGCAGGGAGCCGGACCTCGTGGTCGACCTGGCGACGCTGGGGTCGGCGCTGCTCGACTGGTCCTCGGCCGAGGTCGCCGACCTCGTCAAGCGGATCGGCGACGCGGACCTCGTCGTCGTCGCCTCGCCGACCTACAAGGGCGCCTACACCGGGCTGCTCAAGCTCTTCCTCGACAGGTTCGCCGCAGGGACCGGGCTGACCGGGCTCGCGGTGCCGTTGATGCTGGGTGGCTCTCCCGCCCACGCGCTGTCTCCCGAGCTCACCCTGCGTCCGGTCCTGACCGAACTCGGCGCGACGGTCCCTGGCCGCGGGCTGTTCGTGGTCGACACCGCGTACGACGATCCGGCGGCGTACGTCCGCTGGCTCGACGACACTCGTCCGGTCGTCGAGGCCGTGCTCGGGAGCCGCGTCGGAGGCGTGGCATGA
- a CDS encoding flavin reductase family protein gives MTVTFPTNQDLDPLRLRKAFGVFPTGVVAVAAQVEGELVGLAASSFASVSLDPPLVSINLASSSKTWPQLRRSSHLGLTVLADHHGPLCRQLAGPVDRRFDDLDVTVTEDGAVLVDDGLAKFDTTIYREVEAGDHVLVLLELHAFEHSDVPTPLIFHRSGFVRLA, from the coding sequence ATGACGGTCACCTTCCCGACCAACCAGGACCTCGACCCGCTGCGTCTCCGCAAGGCGTTCGGTGTCTTTCCCACCGGGGTCGTCGCGGTGGCCGCCCAGGTCGAGGGCGAGCTGGTGGGTCTTGCCGCGAGCAGCTTCGCGAGCGTCAGCCTCGATCCGCCGCTGGTCTCGATCAACCTGGCGAGCAGCTCGAAGACGTGGCCGCAGCTGCGTCGCTCGTCGCACCTGGGCCTCACCGTCCTCGCCGACCACCACGGTCCGTTGTGCCGGCAGCTGGCCGGACCGGTGGATCGACGCTTCGACGACCTGGACGTCACGGTCACCGAGGACGGTGCCGTTCTGGTCGACGACGGGCTGGCGAAGTTCGACACGACGATCTACCGGGAGGTCGAGGCCGGGGACCACGTGCTGGTGCTGCTGGAGCTGCACGCGTTCGAGCACTCCGACGTCCCGACGCCGCTGATCTTCCACCGGAGCGGGTTCGTCCGCCTGGCGTGA
- the hutH gene encoding histidine ammonia-lyase, whose protein sequence is MQTVIVGPGPIAPEEVVAVARDGARVSLSEDARTAIKTARTHVEALAASEEPVYGVSTGFGALATRHIPADQRTQLQRSLIRSHAAGTGPRVEDEVVRALMLLRLSTMASGHSGVRLETAEAYADLLDAGLTPVVREYGSLGCSGDLAPLSHCALAVMGEGEVTDAGVVRPAADALRDHGLSPVVLAEKEGLALINGTDGMLGMLVLALHDLRALLDTADLAAALSVEGQLGTDQVFSEELMALRPHPGQATSAAHLRALLAGSEIVASHRYGDGVVQDAYSLRCTPQVHGAARDTLDHAATVAERELASAIDNPSVLADGRVSSHGNFHGAPLAYVLDFLAIAVADVAGISERRTDRFLDVSRNRGLPPFLAHDPGVDSGAMIAQYTQAALVAELKRLAVPASVDSIPSSAMQEDHVSLGWSAARKLRRALDALSRVLAIEVMVAARGIDLRAPLAPAPMTGAAIRTLREHVPGPGPDRFLAPEIDAAVDLVQTGTLRPRFVRNIKESGRENLDELHESGTGPTQEAPR, encoded by the coding sequence ATGCAGACCGTCATCGTCGGCCCCGGGCCGATCGCGCCCGAGGAGGTCGTCGCCGTCGCCCGCGACGGGGCCCGCGTCTCCCTGTCCGAGGACGCCCGTACCGCGATCAAGACCGCCCGCACGCACGTCGAGGCGCTGGCGGCCTCGGAAGAGCCGGTGTACGGCGTCTCGACCGGCTTCGGCGCGCTCGCGACCCGGCACATCCCTGCCGACCAGCGCACCCAGCTCCAGCGCAGCCTGATCCGGTCCCACGCAGCCGGCACCGGGCCCCGGGTCGAGGACGAGGTGGTCCGCGCACTCATGCTGCTGCGGCTGTCGACGATGGCGAGCGGCCACAGCGGGGTGCGGCTCGAGACCGCTGAGGCGTACGCCGACCTCCTCGATGCCGGCCTGACCCCTGTGGTCCGCGAGTACGGCAGCCTCGGCTGCTCCGGCGACCTCGCGCCCCTGTCCCACTGCGCGCTGGCCGTCATGGGGGAGGGGGAGGTGACCGATGCCGGCGTCGTACGCCCTGCGGCCGACGCACTCCGCGACCACGGGCTCTCTCCCGTCGTCCTTGCGGAGAAGGAGGGGCTCGCCCTCATCAACGGCACCGACGGGATGCTCGGCATGCTCGTGCTGGCGCTGCACGACCTGCGCGCGCTCCTCGACACCGCCGACCTCGCCGCCGCCCTGAGCGTCGAGGGCCAGCTCGGGACCGACCAGGTGTTCTCCGAGGAGCTGATGGCGCTGCGTCCGCACCCGGGCCAGGCGACGTCGGCCGCGCACCTGCGGGCGCTGCTCGCCGGCTCGGAGATCGTGGCGAGCCACCGGTACGGCGACGGGGTCGTCCAGGACGCGTACTCGCTGCGCTGCACCCCCCAGGTCCACGGTGCCGCCCGCGACACGCTGGACCACGCGGCGACGGTCGCCGAGCGCGAGCTCGCCTCGGCGATCGACAACCCGTCGGTCCTCGCGGACGGCCGGGTCTCGTCGCACGGCAACTTCCACGGCGCACCTCTGGCGTACGTCCTGGACTTCCTGGCGATCGCGGTCGCGGACGTCGCCGGCATCAGCGAGCGGCGTACGGACCGGTTCCTCGACGTGTCGCGCAACCGGGGCCTGCCGCCGTTCCTCGCCCACGACCCGGGCGTGGACTCGGGCGCGATGATCGCGCAGTACACCCAGGCCGCTCTGGTCGCCGAGCTCAAGCGCCTCGCGGTCCCGGCCAGCGTCGACTCCATCCCGTCGAGCGCGATGCAGGAGGACCACGTGTCGCTCGGCTGGTCCGCCGCCCGCAAGCTCCGCCGCGCGCTCGACGCACTGAGCCGGGTGCTGGCGATCGAGGTGATGGTGGCGGCCCGCGGGATCGACCTCCGCGCGCCGCTCGCACCGGCACCGATGACCGGGGCGGCGATCCGTACGCTCCGCGAGCACGTCCCCGGCCCCGGCCCGGACCGCTTCCTCGCCCCCGAGATCGACGCCGCCGTCGACCTCGTCCAGACCGGCACGCTCCGTCCGCGATTTGTGCGGAACATCAAGGAATCCGGCAGGGAGAACCTTGATGAACTGCACGAATCGGGGACGGGACCGACACAGGAGGCACCCCGATGA
- the hutU gene encoding urocanate hydratase — MSHPPVRAPRGTRLTARSWQTEAPMRMLMNNLDPDVAERPEDLVVYGGTGRAARSWEAYDAIVRTLTTLGDDETLLVQSGKPVGVFRTHAWAPRVLIANSNLVGDWATWPEFRRLEAEGLTMYGQMTAGSWIYIGTQGILQGTYETFGAVARKLHDAGRLDEPTLAGTLTLTAGCGGMGGAQPLAVTMNEGVVLIVDVDETRLARRVEHGYLDEHTRDLDDAVERVLAAKKDRRPLSVGVVGNAAEVFPELLARGVEIDVVTDQTSAHDPLSYLPEGIAVAEWKVEAERDPEGFTDRARVSMARHVEAMVGFADAGAEVFDYGNSIREEARLGGYDRAFAFPGFVPAYIRPLFCEGKGPFRWAALSGDPADIAATDRAILELFPEDEHLRRWITQAGEKVHFEGLPARICWLGYGERHRAGLRFNEMVASGELSAPVVIGRDHLDSGSVASPYRETESMADGSDAIADWPLLNALLNTASGATWVSLHHGGGVGIGRSIHAGQVIVADGSALAAEKIERVLTNDPGTGVMRHVDAGYDRAREVAHDRGVRIPMDVA, encoded by the coding sequence ATGAGCCACCCACCCGTCCGCGCACCCCGAGGCACCCGGCTCACTGCCCGCTCGTGGCAGACCGAGGCGCCGATGCGGATGCTCATGAACAACCTCGATCCCGACGTTGCCGAGCGCCCTGAGGATCTCGTCGTCTACGGCGGGACCGGCCGCGCCGCGCGCAGCTGGGAGGCGTACGACGCCATCGTCCGTACGCTCACCACGCTCGGCGACGACGAGACGCTGCTCGTTCAGTCCGGCAAGCCCGTCGGCGTGTTCCGTACGCACGCCTGGGCGCCCCGCGTCCTCATCGCCAACTCGAACCTCGTCGGCGACTGGGCGACCTGGCCCGAGTTCCGGCGTCTCGAGGCCGAAGGGCTCACGATGTACGGCCAGATGACGGCAGGCTCCTGGATCTACATCGGGACCCAGGGAATCCTCCAGGGCACGTACGAGACGTTCGGTGCGGTCGCGCGGAAGCTCCACGACGCCGGACGCCTCGACGAGCCGACCCTCGCCGGGACGCTCACCCTCACGGCGGGCTGCGGCGGCATGGGTGGCGCGCAGCCGCTGGCCGTCACGATGAACGAGGGCGTGGTCCTCATCGTCGACGTCGATGAGACCCGCCTCGCGCGACGCGTCGAGCACGGCTACCTCGACGAGCACACCCGCGACCTCGACGACGCCGTCGAGCGTGTCCTCGCGGCCAAGAAGGACCGCCGCCCGCTCTCGGTCGGGGTCGTCGGCAACGCCGCCGAAGTGTTCCCCGAGCTGCTCGCGCGCGGCGTCGAGATCGACGTCGTCACCGACCAGACGAGCGCGCACGACCCGTTGAGCTACCTCCCCGAGGGCATCGCCGTCGCGGAGTGGAAGGTGGAGGCCGAGCGCGACCCTGAGGGTTTCACCGACCGCGCCCGCGTGTCGATGGCCAGGCACGTCGAGGCGATGGTCGGGTTCGCCGACGCCGGCGCGGAGGTGTTCGACTACGGCAACTCGATCCGTGAGGAAGCACGGCTCGGCGGGTACGACCGCGCGTTCGCGTTCCCGGGGTTCGTCCCGGCCTACATCCGCCCGCTGTTCTGCGAGGGCAAGGGCCCGTTCCGCTGGGCGGCGCTGTCGGGCGACCCCGCGGACATCGCCGCGACCGACCGCGCGATCCTCGAGCTCTTCCCCGAGGACGAGCACCTGCGGCGCTGGATCACGCAGGCGGGGGAGAAGGTGCACTTCGAAGGGCTGCCCGCGCGCATCTGCTGGCTCGGGTACGGCGAGCGGCACCGCGCCGGGCTGCGCTTCAACGAGATGGTCGCGTCGGGCGAGCTCAGCGCGCCGGTCGTGATCGGACGCGACCACCTCGACTCCGGCTCGGTCGCCTCCCCGTACCGCGAGACCGAGTCCATGGCCGACGGCTCCGACGCCATCGCCGACTGGCCGCTGCTCAACGCGCTGCTCAACACGGCCTCCGGAGCCACCTGGGTGTCGCTGCACCACGGCGGTGGCGTCGGCATCGGCCGGTCGATCCACGCCGGCCAGGTGATCGTCGCCGACGGGTCGGCCCTGGCTGCGGAGAAGATCGAGCGGGTCCTCACGAACGATCCCGGGACGGGCGTGATGCGGCACGTGGACGCGGGGTACGACCGGGCGCGCGAGGTCGCGCACGACCGCGGCGTACGGATCCCGATGGACGTGGCATGA
- a CDS encoding allantoate amidohydrolase → MNLLAPIERIGRDLRTGGYRRFAWNDADMELREWFAGEAAARGMAYEEDGNGNQVAWWGLDRSAPRPAGVSAPRPAGRDAPRPAGVTAPRPAGVSAPRPAGRDALLLGSHLDSVPDGGAYDGPLGVVSAFAAIDALREDGFAPSRPIAVACFADEEGARFGVACAGSRLASGTLAPERALSLTDRDGRTLAEVMAARGRDPQAVGRAEWLGRIGTFVELHVEQGRSLVHSGDAVGVATSIWPHGRWRLDFTGRADHAGTTPMEDRRDPMPAYAATVVAATSRAASAGARATFGRIAVEPGGANAIPSRVQGWLDARAGDDLALARLLDAVLDDARHAAAAAGVRLEVAVESSSPAVGFDTALRERLAGLLEAPLIPTGAGHDAGVLSASVPTAMLFVRNPTGVSHSPEEHADDADCASGVDALAAVVRELA, encoded by the coding sequence ATGAACCTGCTCGCCCCGATCGAGCGCATCGGACGCGACCTGCGGACCGGTGGCTACCGCCGGTTCGCGTGGAACGACGCCGACATGGAGCTGCGGGAGTGGTTCGCCGGTGAGGCGGCCGCACGGGGGATGGCGTACGAGGAGGACGGCAACGGGAACCAGGTGGCGTGGTGGGGTCTCGATCGCTCCGCGCCTCGACCAGCGGGGGTGAGCGCGCCTCGACCAGCGGGGCGGGACGCGCCTCGACCGGCGGGGGTGACCGCGCCTCGACCGGCGGGGGTGAGCGCGCCTCGACCGGCGGGGCGGGACGCGCTCCTGCTCGGCTCCCACCTCGACTCCGTCCCGGACGGAGGTGCGTACGACGGTCCGCTCGGTGTCGTGTCCGCGTTCGCGGCGATCGACGCGCTCCGCGAGGACGGCTTCGCGCCGTCGCGCCCGATCGCGGTGGCGTGCTTCGCCGACGAGGAGGGCGCGCGGTTCGGTGTCGCGTGCGCCGGGTCGCGTCTGGCCTCCGGCACGCTCGCGCCCGAGCGCGCCCTCTCCCTCACCGACCGCGACGGTCGCACGCTCGCGGAGGTGATGGCGGCACGCGGGCGCGATCCGCAGGCGGTCGGACGCGCGGAGTGGCTCGGACGCATCGGGACCTTCGTGGAGCTCCACGTCGAGCAGGGGCGGTCGCTGGTGCACTCGGGCGACGCGGTGGGCGTCGCGACGTCGATCTGGCCGCACGGCCGCTGGCGGCTCGACTTCACCGGTCGCGCCGACCACGCCGGGACGACGCCGATGGAGGACCGGCGCGACCCCATGCCTGCGTACGCCGCCACGGTCGTCGCGGCGACCTCTCGCGCCGCGAGCGCGGGGGCACGCGCGACGTTCGGGCGGATCGCCGTCGAGCCCGGTGGTGCGAACGCGATCCCCTCGCGGGTCCAGGGCTGGCTCGACGCCCGCGCCGGTGACGACCTCGCCCTGGCCCGGCTGCTGGACGCCGTGCTGGACGACGCGCGGCACGCTGCGGCGGCTGCGGGCGTGCGGCTGGAAGTGGCGGTGGAGTCGTCGAGCCCCGCCGTCGGCTTCGACACCGCGCTGCGCGAGCGCCTCGCGGGGCTGCTGGAAGCGCCGCTCATCCCGACCGGTGCGGGCCACGATGCGGGCGTCCTCAGCGCGTCGGTGCCGACGGCGATGCTGTTCGTCCGCAACCCGACGGGCGTCTCGCACTCGCCCGAGGAGCATGCCGACGACGCCGACTGTGCATCAGGCGTCGACGCCCTGGCCGCGGTCGTGCGGGAGCTGGCGTGA
- a CDS encoding formimidoylglutamate deiminase, whose amino-acid sequence MTSHPGLANCHSHAFHRALRGRDVGGGTFWAWRDRMYAVAAVLDPDLLHDLAVATYAEMRLAGIGVVGEFHYLHHGPDGTAYDDPNATGEALIAAAREVGLRICLLDTCYLAAGFGVPVDGVQRRFSDGDADAWAARVHDLAARHAGADDVVVGAAIHSVRAVPPGQLATVAHALPDAPLHVHVSEQPQENADCLAATGHTPVALLADAGAWTSRTTAVHATHLSDADITTLGDATAYACFCPTTEAELADGVGPSARLRDAGARLTLGSDSNTVIDLFAEARAVEMHERLVSGSRGTWRASALTEAATRSGYASLGFAPDLADADAVTLRDSVRLAGATEPLWAATAADVEPPKNLPYEAADVAVMLRRAVGAIWERV is encoded by the coding sequence GTGACGAGCCACCCCGGCCTCGCGAACTGTCACAGCCACGCGTTCCACCGTGCCCTGCGTGGTCGGGACGTCGGGGGTGGCACGTTCTGGGCCTGGCGCGATCGCATGTACGCCGTCGCAGCCGTCCTCGATCCTGATCTCCTGCACGACCTGGCCGTGGCGACGTACGCCGAGATGCGCCTCGCCGGCATCGGCGTGGTCGGTGAGTTCCACTACCTGCACCACGGGCCGGACGGCACTGCGTACGACGACCCGAACGCGACCGGCGAGGCGCTGATCGCCGCCGCCCGGGAGGTCGGGCTGCGGATCTGCCTGCTGGACACGTGCTACCTCGCGGCTGGGTTCGGTGTGCCCGTCGACGGCGTCCAGCGCCGCTTCTCCGACGGCGACGCCGACGCCTGGGCGGCACGCGTGCACGACCTCGCCGCGCGCCATGCCGGTGCCGACGACGTCGTGGTCGGGGCCGCGATCCACTCCGTCCGCGCCGTGCCGCCCGGCCAGCTCGCCACGGTCGCCCACGCGCTGCCCGACGCGCCGCTCCACGTGCACGTGTCCGAGCAGCCACAGGAGAACGCGGACTGCCTCGCGGCCACCGGCCACACCCCCGTCGCGCTGCTCGCCGACGCCGGCGCGTGGACGTCACGCACCACCGCCGTCCACGCGACGCATCTCTCCGACGCCGACATCACGACGCTCGGCGACGCGACGGCGTACGCGTGCTTCTGCCCGACCACTGAGGCCGAGCTCGCCGACGGCGTCGGGCCCTCGGCGCGGTTGCGCGATGCGGGCGCACGGCTCACGCTCGGGTCGGACAGCAACACGGTGATCGACCTGTTCGCCGAGGCGAGGGCGGTGGAGATGCACGAGCGGCTGGTGAGCGGGTCTCGTGGGACGTGGCGCGCGTCGGCGCTGACCGAGGCCGCGACGCGGAGCGGGTACGCATCCCTGGGGTTCGCGCCGGACCTTGCGGACGCGGATGCCGTCACGCTGCGCGACTCCGTGCGCCTCGCCGGAGCGACCGAGCCGCTCTGGGCCGCCACCGCGGCCGACGTCGAGCCTCCGAAGAACCTTCCGTACGAGGCCGCCGACGTGGCCGTCATGCTGCGCCGTGCGGTGGGCGCGATCTGGGAGCGTGTGTGA
- the hutI gene encoding imidazolonepropionase: MEGRGSLLVTNIGELVTWDDERPVRRDAALALADGEVTWVGDAVGAPAADEVLDVAGAAVVPGFVDSHSHLVFAGDRAAEFEARMGGRPYAAGGIRTTVTATRAATDEALDANVRRLVAEMRRQGTTTVEIKSGYGLSVADEARSLAIASRHTAETTYLGAHVVPDGTTPEAYVALVTGPMLEACAPRARWIDVFCETGAFDADAARTILTAGRAAGLGLRVHANQLSYGPGVRLACELGAAAVDHCTYLADADVAALAGSGTVAGLLPGVEFSTRHPYPDARRLLDAGVTVALASDCNPGSSYTSSIPFCIALAVREMGMTPYEALRAATVGGAASLRRDDVGHLRIGARADLVVLDAPSAVHLAYRPGVPLVSRTVTSAH; encoded by the coding sequence GTGGAGGGACGGGGAAGCCTGCTCGTCACGAACATCGGCGAGCTCGTCACGTGGGACGACGAGCGGCCGGTCCGCCGCGACGCAGCGCTGGCGCTGGCAGACGGCGAGGTCACCTGGGTCGGCGACGCCGTGGGCGCGCCCGCCGCCGACGAGGTGCTCGACGTCGCGGGGGCAGCGGTCGTCCCGGGCTTCGTCGACTCCCACAGCCACCTCGTCTTCGCCGGGGACCGCGCGGCCGAGTTCGAGGCGCGGATGGGAGGCCGCCCGTACGCCGCCGGCGGCATCCGCACCACCGTCACCGCCACGCGCGCCGCCACCGACGAGGCACTCGACGCGAACGTACGCCGATTGGTCGCCGAGATGCGCCGTCAGGGGACGACGACGGTCGAGATCAAGAGCGGCTACGGCCTCTCGGTCGCGGACGAAGCACGCTCGCTCGCGATCGCGTCCCGGCACACCGCCGAGACGACGTACCTCGGCGCGCACGTCGTCCCCGACGGCACCACCCCCGAGGCGTACGTCGCGCTGGTCACCGGCCCGATGCTCGAGGCGTGCGCTCCTCGTGCGCGGTGGATCGACGTGTTCTGCGAGACGGGGGCGTTCGACGCCGATGCCGCGCGGACGATTCTCACCGCCGGACGCGCCGCAGGCCTGGGGCTGCGCGTCCACGCCAACCAGCTGTCGTACGGGCCGGGCGTGCGGCTCGCCTGCGAGCTGGGTGCCGCAGCGGTGGACCACTGCACCTACCTCGCCGACGCCGACGTGGCCGCGCTCGCCGGCTCCGGCACCGTCGCGGGGCTCCTGCCGGGCGTCGAGTTCTCCACCCGCCACCCGTACCCCGACGCGCGCCGCCTCCTCGACGCCGGTGTCACGGTCGCACTCGCGAGCGACTGCAACCCCGGCAGCAGCTACACGTCGTCGATCCCGTTCTGCATCGCCCTCGCGGTGCGGGAGATGGGGATGACCCCGTACGAGGCGCTCCGTGCGGCGACCGTCGGTGGTGCCGCGTCGCTGCGCCGTGACGACGTCGGCCATCTGCGCATCGGCGCACGCGCCGACCTGGTGGTGCTCGATGCTCCGTCGGCCGTTCACCTCGCCTACCGGCCCGGTGTGCCGTTGGTCTCGCGCACGGTCACCTCGGCGCACTAG
- a CDS encoding class I SAM-dependent methyltransferase: MAKRRRRPWLINTSRVRLLRVNRAFAKATPAGALVLDAGAGHGQYRRLFAHARYETADFAQLGTRYTPLDYVCSLTDIPVEDGRFARILCNQVLEHLESPADALVELHRVLAPGGQILLSAPLFYPEHQQPYDYFRYTQFALAKLFADAGFDEVSVSWLEGYFGTVAYQLELMHRVLPRAKGHSLRRRLLVGPFLAASRVTAYVLSGLFARLELRWQYTASGMPKNYVVRATKAFV; the protein is encoded by the coding sequence ATGGCGAAGCGGCGCAGGCGTCCCTGGCTCATCAACACGTCGCGCGTCCGCCTCCTGCGCGTCAACCGCGCCTTCGCGAAGGCGACTCCCGCCGGCGCGCTGGTCCTCGACGCGGGAGCAGGACACGGGCAGTACCGGCGCCTCTTCGCCCACGCCCGGTACGAGACGGCGGACTTCGCGCAGCTCGGCACCCGCTACACGCCGCTGGACTACGTGTGCAGCCTCACCGACATCCCGGTCGAGGACGGACGCTTCGCCCGCATCCTGTGCAACCAGGTCCTCGAGCACCTCGAGAGCCCCGCCGACGCACTCGTCGAGCTGCACCGGGTCCTCGCCCCAGGCGGCCAGATCCTGCTCTCCGCGCCGCTGTTCTACCCGGAGCACCAGCAGCCTTACGACTACTTCCGCTACACGCAGTTCGCGCTGGCGAAGCTCTTCGCCGACGCCGGGTTCGACGAGGTCAGCGTCAGCTGGCTCGAGGGCTACTTCGGCACGGTCGCCTACCAGCTGGAGCTGATGCATCGCGTGCTGCCGAGGGCGAAGGGCCACTCGCTGCGGCGGCGGTTGCTGGTCGGCCCCTTCCTCGCAGCGTCGCGGGTGACGGCGTACGTCCTGTCGGGCCTGTTCGCCCGGCTGGAGCTGCGGTGGCAGTACACCGCGAGCGGGATGCCCAAGAACTACGTCGTCCGCGCCACGAAGGCGTTCGTCTGA
- a CDS encoding DUF2000 family protein translates to MTTVLEPSVRFDTKIAIVLRDDLLPWQELNVTAFLVSGIATRQEGLVGEPYEDGDGQRYLPMMRQPMLVFTADAAVLRSAHAAALRRGMPMSIYTRDLFATGHDEANRAAVRAVATGELDLVGIAVHGPRNAVDKTVKGARLHA, encoded by the coding sequence ATGACCACCGTGCTGGAACCCTCCGTCCGCTTCGACACCAAGATCGCGATCGTCCTGCGCGACGACCTCCTCCCCTGGCAGGAGCTCAACGTGACGGCCTTCCTCGTCAGCGGCATCGCGACCCGGCAGGAGGGCCTCGTCGGCGAGCCGTACGAGGACGGGGACGGGCAGCGGTACCTGCCGATGATGCGGCAGCCGATGCTCGTGTTCACCGCGGACGCGGCCGTCCTGCGCTCCGCCCACGCCGCCGCGCTGCGCCGCGGGATGCCGATGTCGATCTACACCCGCGACCTGTTCGCCACCGGGCACGACGAGGCCAACCGCGCCGCCGTCCGGGCCGTGGCGACCGGCGAGCTCGACCTCGTCGGGATCGCCGTCCACGGACCGCGCAACGCCGTCGACAAGACCGTCAAGGGCGCGCGCCTGCACGCGTGA